A window from Bufo bufo chromosome 1, aBufBuf1.1, whole genome shotgun sequence encodes these proteins:
- the RNF26 gene encoding E3 ubiquitin-protein ligase RNF26: MQGILLVVSGLGWVLDLLLLVLDLNYWLVSFLLSSLFWTIHFILHLPGTITLGLLSCWDNALMTLALLGETCGNAVLASVHALGDGVRGLLSGLNSLQLLWNLMCHLLGETCGNAVLASVHALGDGVRGLLSGLDSLQLLWNLMCHLLLRSKEMMQRGLLNIALSGQNFHRQVWETLGIAGGLVAYIVNSLVNLCLIGVQNLFHAALGLWFTMVNLIFVGKDLVVALLSQISSTAVAAVILFWTPFQLAVDLLVSCSSGIGVILFRHLYEVLLLLFFISVSRMVLRPSPELRSFQERLGRLGHVVQRLMHNLLSAEVWRRAAAWCLQLVRMYRAAWDRDQNLARTRAQGTPVRVPGPAGARQAHNPVPARARHPPPAPVQHATAQNAVPQVPPPYASTSRETETAAENPWKLLKQQEESKKCVICQDENKSVLLLPCRHLCLCAQCTEILLQQPILQRNCPLCRKMILQTLTVYM, from the coding sequence ATGCAGGGCATTCTGCTGGTCGTCAGCGGCCTGGGCTGGGTCCtggacctgctgctgctggtgctggACCTGAATTACTGGCTGGTATCCTTCCTGTTGTCTTCTCTCTTCTGGACCATTCATTTCATCCTCCACCTGCCAGGAACCATAACCCTCGGCCTATTAAGTTGTTGGGACAATGCCCTTATGACCCTGGCCCTGCTGGGCGAGACGTGTGGCAATGCGGTCCTCGCCTCCGTGCACGCGCTGGGCGATGGCGTGCGAGGACTTCTGTCAGGACTGAATAGTCTGCAGCTTTTATGGAACCTGATGTGCCACCTGCTGGGCGAGACGTGTGGCAATGCGGTCCTCGCCTCCGTGCACGCGCTGGGCGATGGCGTGCGAGGACTTCTGTCAGGACTGGATAGTCTGCAGCTTTTATGGAACCTGATGTGCCACCTGCTGCTGCGGAGCAAGGAGATGATGCAGCGCGGCCTCCTTAACATCGCCCTGTCCGGGCAGAACTTTCACCGCCAGGTTTGGGAGACCCTGGGCATAGCGGGCGGCTTGGTGGCGTACATCGTGAACAGCCTGGTGAACCTGTGTCTTATCGGGGTGCAGAACCTCTTCCATGCCGCCCTAGGCCTGTGGTTCACGATGGTCAACTTGATCTTCGTGGGGAAAGATTTGGTTGTGGCGTTGTTGTCCCAGATTTCCAGCACTGCGGTGGCGGCCGTCATCCTGTTCTGGACGCCGTTCCAGTTAGCGGTGGACTTGCTGGTGTCCTGCAGCTCCGGCATCGGGGTAATCCTCTTCAGGCACCTTTACGAAGTTCTCCTGCTGCTCTTCTTCATTTCTGTCTCCCGCATGGTCCTCCGCCCATCACCGGAATTACGTTCGTTCCAAGAAAGACTAGGCCGGCTCGGCCATGTTGTCCAGAGACTGATGCATAACCTACTAAGCGCAGAGGTTTGGAGGAGGGCTGCTGCCTGGTGTCTGCAGCTTGTCAGAATGTACCGAGCCGCATGGGACAGAGACCAGAACCTGGCGAGGACTAGAGCGCAGGGTACGCCAGTAAGGGTGCCAGGTCCTGCGGGGGCTAGGCAGGCACACAATCCAGTACCCGCGCGGGCACGCCATCCACCACCCGCCCCAGTGCAGCATGCCACAGCTCAGAATGCAGTGCCTCAAGTTCCACCACCCTACGCATCGACCTCCCGCGAGACGGAAACCGCCGCAGAAAACCCCTGGAAGCTGCTGAAACAGCAAGAAGAGAGCAAGAAATGCGTAATCTGCCAGGATGAAAATAAAAGCGTCCTCCTGCTGCCCTGCCGCCATCTTTGCCTGTGCGCGCAATGCACTGAGATCCTCCTGCAGCAGCCGATACTTCAGCGGAACTGCCCGCTCTGCCGGAAAATGATTCTGCAAACGCTGACCGTTTACATGTGA